A region of Sesamum indicum cultivar Zhongzhi No. 13 linkage group LG7, S_indicum_v1.0, whole genome shotgun sequence DNA encodes the following proteins:
- the LOC105165904 gene encoding uncharacterized protein LOC105165904: MSMSWLIMGDFNYVKSPEEKQLGVAPTWYELKDFVDCSVALGLLDAPTTGCYYIWYSNKDSNPVWCKLDRVLYNNEWLEASLHCGAHFNPPECLSDHSSGIVTIFDHCPTKPKLFRFFNMWAGHPGFFTIVEHRWNLNVEETPQFSLCKRLKSLKSALKAFNTQHYGHISTRAKEADLALQDAQNQLEVALQDYLGDLRRKVVFLVEAERHFFYQKAQIHYLKEGDRNTKFFHDMVKRNATRNSITAVTRVDGSIITAAEDIAQESVRYYTSLLGTEAHTIPVDDGVFDWGPKLSSELTVELCREVTALEVKEAIFNINDNKAPGPDGYSSCFSRKHGMWWAIKDAGPSWISLGVDGC; this comes from the coding sequence ATGAGCATGTCATGGCTCATTATGGGTGATTTCAACTATGTGAAATCTCCCGAGGAGAAACAGCTTGGAGTGGCCCCGACTTGGTATGAACTCAAGGATTTCGTGGACTGCAGTGTAGCGCTTGGATTGCTTGACGCCCCCACAACGGGTTGCTATTACATATGGTATTCCAACAAGGACAGCAACCCGGTGTGGTGCAAACTTGATCGGGTCCTCTACAACAACGAATGGCTCGAGGCCAGTTTACATTGTGGCGCCCACTTCAACCCACCGGAATGCCTATCAGACCACTCCTCAGGTATTGTCACTATCTTCGATCATTGTCCCACTAAGCCAAAACTGTTCCGCTTTTTCAATATGTGGGCAGGCCATCCAGGCTTTTTTACTATTGTTGAACATCGATGGAACTTGAATGTGGAGGAAACGCCACAATTCAGCCTTTGTAAGAGACTGAAATCACTCAAAAGCGCACTGAAAGCTTTCAATACACAACACTACGGCCACATCTCCACCAGGGCCAAAGAGGCTGACCTTGCCCTGCAAGATGCTCAGAACCAACTTGAAGTAGCGCTTCAGGACTATTTGGGAGATCTCAGGAGGAAggttgtttttcttgttgagGCCGAACGGCACTTCTTCTACCAGAAAGCCCAAATCCACTACCTCAAAGAGGGGGATCGAAATACCAAATTCTTCCACGATATGGTGAAAAGGAACGCTACTAGAAACTCCATCACGGCAGTCACTAGAGTTGACGGGAGTATTATCACTGCTGCCGAGGATATTGCCCAAGAGTCCGTTCGTTACTACACATCACTTTTGGGCACCGAGGCTCACACCATCCCAGTCGATGATGGTGTGTTCGATTGGGGCCCCAAACTCTCCTCCGAGCTTACCGTGGAACTTTGCAGGGAAGTCACGGCACTGGAGGTCAAGGAAGCCATCTTCAATATTAACGACAACAAGGCACCCGGCCCAGATGGTTATTCATCATGCTTTTCAAGAAAGCATGGAATGTGGTGGGCGATCAAGGATGCAGGGCcgtcttggatttctttaggAGTGGACGGATGCTAA